Proteins encoded together in one Diabrotica undecimpunctata isolate CICGRU chromosome 3, icDiaUnde3, whole genome shotgun sequence window:
- the LOC140436929 gene encoding uncharacterized protein: MLYVCFYVYALFLNMWSQKQIENLIELYKANPCLYVPKHSLYKNRNARVEALEEIKAELYKLCVDVSVAEIKAKFNNLRTNFLQQHRRYLSSIKSGAGSDDIDKPTLWYYEKILFVAEHCIPRCSQDSLSALTILPANENATMDYVQENEIHLISSQNQEEEIENFQNYDYCISPSTSQNLPTPSLRDSTPSGGDIIRKSLKKRNKPDDEGIENENFHDYCISPSASQNVPTPSLRDNATSGGDIIRKRLKKRNKPDDEGIFLNKAADVLSSLTNALANEEQPKPVETLPAKSNLKIFAEFVESQLEFLVSDEETLVETREKITNIIWDARKKILKNKNS, translated from the exons ATGTTATACGTATGTTTCTATGTttatgctttgtttttaaatatgtggAGTCAGAAGCAAATAGAAAATTTAATCGAACTATATAAAGCAAATCCTTGTTTATATGTGCCAAAGCATTCATTGTATAAAAATAGGAATGCGAGAGTAGAAGCTTTGGAAGAAATAAAGGCGGAATTGTATAAACTCTGTGTAGATGTAAGTGTGGCAGAGATAAAAGCCAAGTTTAACAATTTAAGAACTAACTTTTTACAACAGCATAGAAGATATTTATCATCTATAAAAAGCGGAGCTGGTAGCGATGAT attgaCAAACCTACGCTATGGTATTACGAAAAAATATTATTCGTAGCGGAGCATTGCATACCTAGGTGCTCACAGGACAGCCTTTCGGCTTTAACAATCCTACCAGCCAATGAAAATGCTACCATGGATTATGTTCAAGAAAATGAAATACATTTGATAAGTAGTCAGAATCAGGAAGAGGAgattgaaaattttcaaaattatgattATTGTATT AGTCCTTCTACATCACAGAATCTGCCTACCCCTTCGTTAAGAGACAGCACCCCCTCTGGAGGAGATATTATTAGAAAGAgtctaaaaaaaagaaataaacctGACGATGAGGGgattgaaaatgaaaattttcatgattaTTGTATT AGTCCTTCTGCATCACAGAATGTGCCTACCCCTTCATTAAGAGACAATGCCACCTCTGGAGGAGATATTATTAGAAAGAggctaaaaaaaagaaataaacctGACGATGAGGGGATTTTTTTGAATAAAGCGGCTGATGTTTTGTCATCTTTAACAAATGCTCTGGCCAATGAAGAGCAACCAAAACCTGTGGAGACTCTTCctgcaaaatcaaatttaaaaatatttgcagaaTTTGTAGAGAGTCAATTAGAGTTTTTGGTGTCTGATGAAGAGACACTAGTAGAGACTCgagaaaaaataacaaacattatTTGGGATgccagaaaaaaaattttaaaaaataaaaattcataa